The Siniperca chuatsi isolate FFG_IHB_CAS linkage group LG17, ASM2008510v1, whole genome shotgun sequence genomic sequence GATTAACAAATATCTTGAGGCACGGGAAGGAAGGAATGTGATGGAAGTTGTTGGAATTACAGTGTCTTGGCTTCGTTTTGTgaataaaatgtaacttttaaataGATTTGCTGTTCACATGCAACCAAAACAACCATCATGTTTGGTAAACTTGATTCCCCCGTGAATCTTGCTGAAGAGTGATTTAGTAAGAGGGAGTGAATGACACCTGATTACCAGCTACTTTAGTGGTGAAGCAGCACAATGACACCCAAAAATGTGTGATATTTCTGTACTAGATCTAATAAAATGACAGATTTATATATTTGGCTATGACCTAACACGTAGCACACAGTTTGCAGAAGTCAGAAGAGGACAGCAATTATCAACAAAATACTTTCACTTCAAAGTGAATAATGACACAGTATTACCTTCCTGTGAATCTTATCTTTCACCAACAGTAAGGATAGTTGGTTTGATGGTATTTCTTCCTGCCTGGCTTACCGTAGAGAGCCAAATATGTATCTAAGATCATggggaatacacacacacatagatcaAACAAATCTCAGTATTGCATGAGATGTGGTAAATGACGTGGGATTTTAAGGAGAGTGGAGAAATCTAAGGGGAATAATGGCTGGTCAAAGTACCTATGTGAGTCATTTGTTTTCAGATAATCGTAGAATAGCAAGTCATACCCTCATCATCCTTTTCTGTTGCCACAAAGTCCTATGACTCATGCCAGCTGGATACACCAGATGCATTGCCATTCATTTTGGTGACTAATGCTATCATTATGTTGTTTTATCAACTTAAAGGATCTTAAAAGCTTTCACCATCCAAGTCGATGTTTGCTAATTGTTTGTCTTCCGGGTTTGCTTTTCTAATATTCCATGAAGGCAAATCTAGTTCGGCAGCTCAGATACTGGATGTTGAAGCTTTGGGATGGCAGCTCTTGAATGCACAAACCcagaggacattttgacaaGTTTTTGTCTTTCAAATGCATTATTGTGCATCTGTAACATAACatagacaaaacataaaaataacatgACGCACACggttcaagtctctgcaagctAATTTTCATATTGCgctaaagaagaaaagaagctAGTGGCTGCTTTTAAGATCACATTTAGATATGTAAAACACTATGGTGTGGTTTGTCAAATCGTCAACAGTGATTTTAAGTACAAATCAATTGTAATAAATAGGCTATaccatgcaaaaaaaaaaactggtacAGCCCTTTAAATGACAGATGACATACAGTAATGGTAACAAATTCGACCAGCCAGGCAAGCAAAGGCTTtctcaaaaacagaaagagaaggaaaaaaagaatagatgtttcacattttcttgTGGCTAGTACGGTAAGACAGCTATACCCAGAACAGGTTTCACAAACGAAACTCAGAATCTTGCTGTACCACTACTCAAACATGACATGACACATGGACTCCCACACACTTTACCACCATCCCATTCTCCCACACCAAAATCACTACTGCGACTGACAAACAGAAACCTGTAATGTATGATTTGCGTGTCAAGTCAAAACTGAAACTACTATCATTTACCATAAGAGGGAGGGCCTTCAGTGGGCGgatgtgtgcctgcatgtgtgagGCATTTTAACTTACTAAATTTAGgagttaaataaatattataatgagCTTCTCTACAAAAATGTGGgttccatatttttcttctgtttgatATCATTATTTACTCATCAAGCTCTGTGACAATACTCAGTACGTTTTAATCTTCTTTCTCACAGAATACATGAGttctgatgaagaccatgagctGGAGTACACCAAACAGCACTTACCTCAGCAGACATGTCTTaaagaaagaacaaaggaagaggTGAAAGAAGAGATGGatgaagatggagaggagaagatTGATGTGGAGATGTTGGAGAGAGACACTCCGCCTGACACGCCTGACGACCAGATCATGGACTTCAGCAAAAAGgttgagaaggaggagaagagtgaCAGAGATCCAGAATACCGGGGGATCATTCCTTCCCCTCAGCTCGAACATAGAGAGCCCAACCTGTGCTTAAATAACCCGTACTTACCAGATCACCATCCTGCGTTCCCATCCCTGCACCGAAATCTCCCTCTTCACCTTCACGGCCTCTACAGCCACAGAGAGGGCCTTGTTTCATCTTATCCCCTTTACCACCAGTCCAGCCCCCTCCAGCCCACTTACCAGCTCCTTCCTCCCTACGGCCCACACTATTctcgcctcctcctcccctcgtACTCTCCTCCCTTTCCTGGGATGCTGCCCTCAAGAGGATCCCTCCGATACAGCAGCTATCTGGGCACAGACGGACACCCGTATCCACCTATCGGCCAGCCTAATCTACTTCCAGTGTCCCTCCCCTACCCTCCGTCTCCACAGGGGGGTCTGAAAGAACTAACACCAAATGTGTCGCCACCACGAGGAGCCCCAGCCACCCCAGAGCTCTCACCTCTCCCCAAGCCCGACAGTCAGCATCAGTCCCCTGAGCAGTCTCCCTCTGGTTGCGAGGAAGCCATGAATCTAAGCCTGGCTATGACCAAAAGCAACACAGCACCACGCAACGGTCCTGGCTACAAATCCCTGCCCTACCCACTGAAGAAGCAGAATGGAAAGATCAAGTATGAATGTAATATCTGCACAAAGACTTTCGGGCAGCTGTCGAACCTCAAGGTAACAGCTTAAGTTCTCTTGTAATTATAATTTAATGTGATACATTCcaatttttagacattttaatcaTCATTTGCCATTTGACACCAGTGCTCATTACTTTTTTGTATGATTTGTGTAATTGTAGGTCCATCTCCGAGTGCACAGTGGTGAGAGACCGTTCCAGTGTAACCTATGCAAAAAGAGCTTCACTCAGCTGGCCCACCTCCAGAAACATCACCTggtccacacaggggagaagcCACATGAATGTCAGGTATGTTGAAAATCATAAcctaagtgtgtgttttcctctttctttacAAGCTTATTACAAACTCTCACCATGACATTGATGTAAAATGTCATGTGTACACAATACATGACTCACATACCCTTCTGGTAATGCAGTATCTGTTCGATTTTCTTTGAGCCACTACCCACGGTGTCATGTAATAGCATCTTTATGCTTTTGTTTGTAGTGTGACTCTGGGTGTGAGCGTCGAGAGTGAGGATAGAACTGGTCTTACTTCTTAGAAAGAAAATTAGTCCCTGTTGTTTTATCAAAGTACTCCAGAGAACTGGAATAACATGGTCAACCCTGATACTATATTATTAATAACATCGAGATGACATCATACTGTACTGCTCTGTTTTTTCCAGAATAATCCTGAACACAATCCATTTAGTTTTCTTAAGATGTTGGTAATCAGTCATGTGAACGTTGCTCATAGAAGCTTTAACCTTTCATTTCGTGCTTTCCAGGTGTGTCACAAACGCTTCAGTAGCACCAGCAACTTGAAAACACATCTGCGCCTCCACTCTGGGGAAAAACCTTACCAATGTAAGCTGTGCAGCACCAAGTTCACACAGTACATCCACCTCAAACTGCACCGCCGCCTCCACAGCAGTCGCGACCGCCCCTACCGCTGCCAGCTCTGCGCCCTGGCCTTCTTCCACCGCTTCTCCCTCCGCATCCACCAGCGCAGCTGCTGCCTGGCTAATTCCAATGCTCCTGTCAACATACACATGAAAGAGATGGTGGAGCGGTTTGATGCCAGCCAAGAGGCTGACACGCTCACAGAGACGGCATCGGCACCGCAGGTGGAGGAAGCTGTGGAGCGCTGGTTGGCCCGTACTTTGGAAGGCGAGGGGAAGGAGGACCAGCGAGAGGCCACCATACTGCTGAAAGCTCTGACAGCGGCTATTAACGCACCAGCAATGCCCATGACCCAACCAGCTATGCCTACATCACACCACAGCCCTCCACTGACCTATCAGGAGAGGGCCAGCGTAGTTCATCTCCACAAACGGCCAACAGTGAAaacagaaggacagagagaaggaatTTAAGGAGGGGGAAATATAAAAAGGACATGCAACATAACATCAACCAAGAAGACAGATGTGGCCAAATAAACTCCCCATATTGTCCACGAAGGGCATAACAGGGAATATAAACTTCCATAGTCCAATGAGCGCAGCACCAAAAGAAGAGCATTCCAAAGACTGGGCGAGGGTATTCAGGGATTGTACTTCCTCCTAAacatcagtttaaaaaatgaaagcGGAGGATGTTGTTAAGCTGTGAAGTATTTAAAACTCTTTTCACTCAGGTAGAGAAGTGTATGCTTTTTTGTGCTTtaacttattacttatttttgaaatttaaGTCATCTATATTTATTTAGTAGTACCAACCAGTTTGTTTTCtgctagtgtttttttttatgtgttgacATTTCCAAGGAGATTTTACCTcttaggaaaacaaaacaacaaaaatgacatAAACCTGTGCATGAGTCTCACTTGTTATATTGTGCATTGTTTATTGTGACAGTGCGTTTGAGCTTCTGGGTGCTCGTGTACAACGAGTGGAAGTTTTTATATGAACGACAGGGCACAGTGATAGCACAAAACACCTTCCTGCTCCTCAACTGTTTgcaactattttatttatttataataaaaaagggaaaatcagGTATCTTGAAACTGTGTGTCAATAAGCAATTGCCAAAATTACAATCAAAGAACATGAATGTGTAGCATTGTTTTCCGATCATTATTCAGCTCATTCAAACATTAGAAGGGAAGGAAGACATTCAGACAAAGCAttaatcactttttttcttgatCATTCAGCAACTTCTCACAGCTAATTTAGATATGTATTGAAGACACACTGTGTTGAACAAAACCAAATACcaccaaaagaaacaaaatactaCAGATTCAATGTGATCACAATATCACAATGAAATATGTTCACTATAtcctctgaaaaatatttttattctttctttcttaacgTTTTTATGTCACAACATAATGCTGAGTAAATAAATCGCTATGTAGCTTTTTACTTAATTCAAGTGTTTCAGATATTTCTTACATACAAagctttactgtaaatgtttgtaaaCTCGAGCCTCATCCAAATCTTAATTCAGACATCAGTACCTCATATTCAGCAATGGACAACAAAAACGAGCAAAACGGGAGCACAATTTTctaatattgttaatatttttctcacttagcactgaaatgaaaatgctaCTAGATCTGTGTGCTTTGGGTGTTACCCAAAACCAGAAGGCTGGAATTGTTCTTGAAAAGTTTACTCCTGAGCCAGCAATGTActtcttttatcattttgtagtttttttttttcttttgtacagtatgtttgtctatgtagtttatttttggAAACAGTTAAGAATTTATACGTGAGAGACTATTTTGATGATACTTTTATATTTACATGATGTAGCATATTAAAGATATTGTTTCTATATGTCtggtattttgtgtgttttcatgctggTCTAAGATTTGAATAGTGGAACAATACTGGGAGGgcagaaaagaaatgaaatcgGAAATCCCATGATAAATGAAGCATTGCATTGTTTATGGCAGTGCATAAATGTTAATGCTAATATGTTATGttctaatataatataatataacatataatataacataatataatgtTCTAATAGCATTAGCTCACTCTGCATAGTCACCAATCACATTCATGAAGACCATGATCAGGCAGTCTTCATATTGAAGCTGTCACCttaaatgctgctgctgctgctagttATGCTTTCCTCCCACCCTCTCCACAACACAACAAGTCTTccaatgaaatgacaaaatacgttgtttgtccatgccgCCTCAAACGACacatagaagtgttttctgatgtgATGCCCCTATCAGCAGGAAGACACTATTTACCTGTACCTAG encodes the following:
- the prdm1b gene encoding PR domain zinc finger protein 1 isoform X2 is translated as MAEIYSSGQLQNFIDGYDVHKSNWMRYVNPARSLDEQNLVACQNSRDIYFYTIRPVEPNQELLVWYSQEFAQRLCSQQGDIKQKYMSSDEDHELEYTKQHLPQQTCLKERTKEEVKEEMDEDGEEKIDVEMLERDTPPDTPDDQIMDFSKKVEKEEKSDRDPEYRGIIPSPQLEHREPNLCLNNPYLPDHHPAFPSLHRNLPLHLHGLYSHREGLVSSYPLYHQSSPLQPTYQLLPPYGPHYSRLLLPSYSPPFPGMLPSRGSLRYSSYLGTDGHPYPPIGQPNLLPVSLPYPPSPQGGLKELTPNVSPPRGAPATPELSPLPKPDSQHQSPEQSPSGCEEAMNLSLAMTKSNTAPRNGPGYKSLPYPLKKQNGKIKYECNICTKTFGQLSNLKVHLRVHSGERPFQCNLCKKSFTQLAHLQKHHLVHTGEKPHECQVCHKRFSSTSNLKTHLRLHSGEKPYQCKLCSTKFTQYIHLKLHRRLHSSRDRPYRCQLCALAFFHRFSLRIHQRSCCLANSNAPVNIHMKEMVERFDASQEADTLTETASAPQVEEAVERWLARTLEGEGKEDQREATILLKALTAAINAPAMPMTQPAMPTSHHSPPLTYQERASVVHLHKRPTVKTEGQREGI
- the prdm1b gene encoding PR domain zinc finger protein 1 isoform X1 produces the protein MKLDSTPGDMSGWREMDFALNCTYIVPDQVSDPSFSLPKAMTSIPRNLTFEYGTDNEVTGVFSKEYIPQGTRFGPLQGDIFTKDNVPKQANRKYFWRIYSSGQLQNFIDGYDVHKSNWMRYVNPARSLDEQNLVACQNSRDIYFYTIRPVEPNQELLVWYSQEFAQRLCSQQGDIKQKYMSSDEDHELEYTKQHLPQQTCLKERTKEEVKEEMDEDGEEKIDVEMLERDTPPDTPDDQIMDFSKKVEKEEKSDRDPEYRGIIPSPQLEHREPNLCLNNPYLPDHHPAFPSLHRNLPLHLHGLYSHREGLVSSYPLYHQSSPLQPTYQLLPPYGPHYSRLLLPSYSPPFPGMLPSRGSLRYSSYLGTDGHPYPPIGQPNLLPVSLPYPPSPQGGLKELTPNVSPPRGAPATPELSPLPKPDSQHQSPEQSPSGCEEAMNLSLAMTKSNTAPRNGPGYKSLPYPLKKQNGKIKYECNICTKTFGQLSNLKVHLRVHSGERPFQCNLCKKSFTQLAHLQKHHLVHTGEKPHECQVCHKRFSSTSNLKTHLRLHSGEKPYQCKLCSTKFTQYIHLKLHRRLHSSRDRPYRCQLCALAFFHRFSLRIHQRSCCLANSNAPVNIHMKEMVERFDASQEADTLTETASAPQVEEAVERWLARTLEGEGKEDQREATILLKALTAAINAPAMPMTQPAMPTSHHSPPLTYQERASVVHLHKRPTVKTEGQREGI